TACACCACCGTGGGCACCGTCTGGTTGCCGCCGTTGACCTGCTCGACGAGCTCGGGGGTGCCCGGGGTGCGCTCGATGTCGACCTCGCTGTACCCGATGCCGGTCTTGTCGAGCATCAGCTTCAGCCGTTTGCAGTAGCCGCACCACTCGGTCGAGAACATGGTGATGGTGCCCGCCTCGGGCACGTAGTCGGTCAGCGCTGCGCTCATGTTCCGCTCCTCGCTCGTGATGCGATCCCGGGCTCAGCCTACTCGCGCGACCTCCGAGCCCGCCGGGTGCGGCGAGCCCCGCGAGGGGAGGGAGGACTATGGCCGGGCCGACGGATCGACGGGCCTTCCGAACGCCAGGTGAACGGGCGGTGAACTTCGGCCCCTGGCTTGACCTGTGCTGGGCGAGGTGAAACCATAATGTACGGCGCGCGCGGTGTGCCGATGTCCTCGGAACAAACTGTGAACATCGGGTGTCTTCGCGGGTGATCCAAGCACCACATGCTCCCGAACGAAAGACGCCGGTGGAACTCACTCTCATCGTGCTGCTGGTCATCGTGCTGGCACTCTTCTTCGACTTCACCAACGGCTTTCACGACACCGCCAACGCGATGGCCACCCCCATCGCGACCGGTGCGCTCAAGCCGAAGACCGCGGTGCTGCTGGCCGCGATCCTCAACCTCGTGGGCGCCTTCCTCTCGACCGAGGTGGCCAAGACCATCTCGGGCGGCCTCATCAACGAGGGCGACGGCGGGGTGCTCATCACCCCCGAGATGATCTTCGCCGGTCTGATCGGCGCCATCGTCTGGAACCTGCTCACGTGGCTCTACGGGCTGCCGTCCAGCTCGTCGCACGCGCTCTTCGGCGGCCTCATCGGCGCGGCCATCGTGGGCGCCGGCATCTCGTCCGTCAACGGCGGCGTCTTCCTTTCGAAGATCCTGATCCCGATGCTCGCCGCGCCCCTCACCGCCGGCATCGTCGCGTTCACGGCGACCCGCGTCGCCTACGCGATCACGCGCCGCCACGACGGCAAGAAGGACGGCCGCGGCCGCTTCCGCTACGCGCAGATCGCGTCGTCGTCGCTGATCGCGCTCGCGCACGGCACCAACGACGCGCAGAAGACCATGGGCGTCATCACGCTCACGCTCGTCGCGGCGAACCTGCAGGATCCCGGCACCGGCCCGCACCTCTGGGTGATCACGGCCTGCGCGCTCGCGATCGCGCTCGGCACCTACTCGGGCGGCTGGCGCATCATCCGCACCCTCGGGGCGGGCCTGACCCAGGTGAAGCCGGCGCAGGGCTTCGCGGCAGAGACCAGCACCGCGGCCACGATCCTCGCCTCGAGCCACCTGGGCTTCGCGCTCTCGACCACGCAGGTCGCCTCGGGGTCCGTGATCGGGTCCGGCCTCGGCCGTCGCGGTTCGAGCGTGCGCTGGCGCGCGGTCGGCCGCATCAGCCTCGGCTGGCTCTTCACGCTGCCCGCCTCGGGCGTCGTGGCGGCCGTAGCCGCGCTGATCGCGCACATCGGCCCGATCGGCATCGTCATCGACGCGGTGCTCGGCTTCGGCTTCATCCTCTTCATCTTCTGGCGCTCGCGCCGCAACCGCGTCGATCACTCGAACGCGATCCCGGTGCCCGACGTGGCCGAGGCCGGTTACGCCGTGCGCGTGAAGAAGGGCAAGATCAAGAAGGTCAAGACGAAGACCGGCACGATCCCGCCGCTCACCCCGATCGCCCAGTCGGCGGCGCGCGACGACATCGCCGCGCGCGAGGCCGTGAAGGCCGCCAAGGAGGCGGCCGCCGAGAAGCGCGCGGACGAGGCCCGGGAGGGTGACCGATGAACATCGACTGGATGGCGTTCCTGATCGTCTTCGCCTCGGCGCTGCTGGCGGCGGTGTTCGTCGTGGCGCTCTACTCGCTCGGGATCCGCTTCCTCGCGACCCCCGCGCCCCGCGCGCCGCGCGCCGACGGCAGCTTCGAACCCGACGGGCCGTCTCGCGACGACGAGGACGACGACGTCGACGATCTGGGCCGGCCCCGCTGGGCGACCGTCGCCGCCAACGCCTGCTTCGCGCTCTCGGCCCTCGCGGTGCTGGTGGGCATCTTCCTGATCATCCCCGCGCTGCACTTCTGGTGATCCGCCGCCCCCGCCGACTGTCGGGGGACGGGAGTAGCCTGTGCGCATGAGCGAGACCCAGGTCGATCGGATTCCAGGTATCGTGGCCGGGCTGCGCCACGGATTCGAGCGCGGGATCACCCGTCCTGAGGCGTGGCGGCGCGAGCTGCTGCAACGGCTCCGAGCGCTGCTGCTGGAGCGCGGCGCCGACTTCGAACGCGCGCTGCACGACGACCTCGGCAAATCAGGCACCGAGGCGCAGCTCACCGAGATCGGGTTCCTGGTCGCCGAGATCGACCACGCGCTCGGGCACCTGCGCGCGTGGATGCGCCCGCGTCGCGCGGCAGCGCCGTTGGCGGTGCAGCCGGCCTCGGCGCGGGTCGTGCCCGAGCCGTTGGGCGTCGCCCTCGTCATTGCCCCGTGGAACTACCCGCTCATGCTCGCGCTCTCGCCCGTGATCGGCGCGATCGCCGCGGGCAACGCGGTGGTCGTCAAGCCGAGCGAGCTCGCACCCGCCACCTCGAGACTCATCGCGAGCACCGTGCCCGACATCCTCGACCGTCGCGCCGTCGCCGTGGTCGAGGGCGGCGTGCCCCAGACCACGGCGCTGCTCGAGCAGCGCTTCGACCACATCTTCTACACGGGCAACGGGCGGGTCGGCCGTATCGTGTCCCGCGCCGCCGCCGAGCACCTCACCCCGGTCACGCTCGAACTCGGCGGAAAATCACCCGTGTACGTCGACGGCACCGTCGACCTGGCGGAGAGCGCGAAGCGCATCGCCTGGGGCAAGTTCATGAACGCGGGCCAGACCTGCGTCGCCCCCGACTACGTGCTCGGAACAGCGCCCGTGCTGCGAGCTCTCGGGCCCTGCTCGCCGAAGCGATCCACGACCTGTACGGCAGCGCGCCGCACCGCAACCCCGACTACGGCCGCATCGTGAACGACGCCCAGTTCGAGCGCCTGCTCGGCTACCTCGACGACGGCGAGGTGCTGGTGGGCGGTGGCCACGACGCCGACAGTCGCTTCATCGAGCCGACCGTGCTGGTCGGCGCCGATCGGGAGTCGGCCGTGATGCGCGACGAGATCTTCGGGCCGATCCTGCCGCTCGTCGAGGTCTCCGGCCTCGACGACGCGCTCGCGTTCGTGACCGGTCGCGACAAGCCCCTCGCCGCCTACGTCTTCAGCGATTCGGCGCCCGTGCGCGAGCGCTGGGAGCGCGAGACCAGCTCGGGGGCGCTCGGCTTCGGCGTGCCGGTGCTGCACCTCGTCGCGCCCGAACTGCCCTTCGGCGGTGTCGGCGAGAGCGGCACCGGCGCGTACCACGGCGAGCGCTCCTTCCGGGCGTTCAGCCACGAGAAGGCCGTGCTCTCGAAACCGCTCGCCCCCGACACGCTTGCCGCCACGATCATGCCGCCGTTCACGCCGCAGAAGGACGCCCTGGTTCGCCGGTGGCTGCGAAAACTGCTGTGAGCGCGGGCCGAGCGCCCCGGCAGGCGAGCCCAGCCCACGCGCATATAAGCGGTCGTGCAACCGTTGCTCGGTAGGATTGTGCCGTGGAAGAGCCCAGAAGCGAACTCGGCGACGCCGTGCACGACGATGCCGCGCACGAGCTGCCCCTCGGCGTGCGGGTCGCTGCGGCCTGGTCGTGGCGCCTGATCCTCATCGGCGTCGCCTGCGCGGGGGTGCTCTGGCTCATCGTGCAGGTGCGGATCATCGTGATCCCGCTGCTCGTCGCGATCCTGCTCACCGCACTGCTCGCGCCCGTCGTGCAGTGGTTCGAGAGGCGCGGCGCACCCCGCTGGATGGGCGTGCTCTTCGCGCTCGCGATGTTCGTCGCGGCGGTGTGGATCCTCGTCACGCTCATCGCGACTCAGCTGCGCAGCGGCTTCGATGACGTCGCGAAGCGCTCCGAAGAGGTGTGGTGGCAGCTGCTGCACTGGGGCGAGGCGACGCTCGGGTTCTCGGCCGTCGAGGTCGAGGGCTTCACCGGGCAGATCATGAAGACGGTCGAGGAGCACCAGTCCGAGATCTGGAACGGCGCCCTCGGCGTCGCGACGACCGCGGGCCAGCTCATCACCGGCACCCTGCTCACCCTGTTCTCGCTCATCTTCATGCTGATCGACGGGCGCCGCATCTGGTTCTGGGTGCTCGGCTTCCTGCCGGCCAGGGCCCACGCCCCCGTCGACGCCGCCGGGCGCGCCGGCTGGATCTCGGTCGGGCAGTACGTGCGCGTGCAGATCTTCGTAGCCTTCGTCGACGCCGTCGGCATCGGCGCCGGTGCCGCCCTGCTCGGAGTGCCGCTGGCGATCCCGATCGCGGTGCTCGTGTTCCTCGGGTCGTTCATCCCGTTCCTCGGCGCCATCACCACCGGCGCCCTCGCCGCGTTCATCGCGCTCGTCTACAACGGGCCGGTCAACGCGCTCATCATGCTCGGCGTGGTGATCCTCGTCAACCAGATCGAGGGCCACGTGCTGCAGCCGCTCGTCATGGGCAGCGCCGTGAAGGTGCATCCGCTGGGCGTCGTGCTCGCGGTGTCGACCGGCGCGCTGCTCGCGGGCGTACCCGGGGCCCTGTTCGCGGTGCCCATCGCGGCCTCGGCCAATTCGATCGTCAACACGCTGGTGCAGAAGCAGTGGCAACCGGGATCCGATCCTGTCGCCGACTACCACCGTCGCGAGAAGACCTCTCTGCGGGCCCGTCATCGCGCCCGCAACGTCGCGCGCCTGCTGCGCAAGGAAGGACATTCATGAGCGAGGCCGCTCCCACCGCCCCCACCCTCGAAGACTTCGAGCGCGCGCTCGAGACGGTGCACCGGGTGACCCAGCGCACCCCGTTCGAGTCGTCGCGCTACCTCGCCGAGGTGCTCGACGTGCCGTACGTCTACCTCAAGTGCGAGAACCTGCAGCGCACGGGCGCGTACAAGCTGCGCGGCGCCTACAACCGTCTGACGCAGCTCACCGCCGAGGAGCGCGCCCGCGGCGTGGTCGCGGCCTCGGCAGGCAACCACGCCCAGGGCGTCGCATTCGCCGCGCGGGAGCTCGGGATCAGGGCCACCATCTTCATGCCGCTCGGCGTCGCCCTGCCGAAGCTGCAGGCGACTCGGCACTACGGGGCCGAGGTGGTGCTCGAGGGCGCCACCTTCGACGAGACCAACCGCGCCGCGCAGGAGTTCGTGGAGCAGAGCGGCGCGATCTTCATCCCGCCCTTCGATCACCCCGCCGTGATCGAGGGTCAGGGGACCGTCGCGCTCGAGATGCTGCAGCTGCAGCCCGAGATCGAGACCCTCATCGTGCCCATCGGCGGCGGCGGGCTCATCTCGGGTGTGGCGTCGGCGGCCAAGCAGTGGGCCGAGCGTGCGGGGCGCCCGATGAAGGTCATCGGCGTGCAGTCCGAGAACGCGGCCCCCTACATGCCGTCGCTCGAGGCCGGCCACCCCGTGACCATCCAGACCAGACCGACGATCGCCGACGGCATCGCTGTCGCCCGTCCGGGCGAGCTGAACTTCGAGATGGTGCGCGAGTACGTCGACGAGGTCGTGACCGTCAGCGACGACGACATCGCCCGCGCCATCGTCATGCTGCTCGAGCGGGCGAAGCTCGTGGTCGAGCCAGCGGGGGCTGCGGGCGTCGCGGCGATCCTCGCGGGCAAGGTGCACGCGTCGGGCGTGACCGCGACGATCCTGTCGGGCGGCAACATCGATCCGCTGCTGCTGCAGCGCGTGATCGGCCACGGGCTCGCGGCGTCGGCTCGCTACCTCAAGCTGCGGATCCTGCTGCCCGACGTTCCGGGCCAGTTGGTGCGCACGGCGTCGATCGTGGCCTCGCAGAACGCCAACGTGGTCGAGGTGATCCACACCCGGCACGCGACCGAGCTTCCGATCAGCGAGGTCGAGCTCGAACTGCACATCGAGACCCGCGGTCCGGAGCACGGCGACGCGGTCGCGCAGGCGCTGCGCGACGCCGGCTACACCGTGCGGGTGGGCGAGCGGTACTAGGGAAAAACGCGCCAGCGTTTTTGGGTACCGCTCGCGGCCGCTGTGCGGCCGGCCCACGGAGCGCAGCGAGGGGTGGAGCGGTACTAGGGAAAAACGCGCCAGCGTTGTTGGGTGCCGCTCGCGGCCGCTGTGCGGCCGGCCCACGGAGCGCAGCGAGGGGTGGAGCGGTACTCGCCCGGAGCGAAGCGTCGGGTCGGGATTCGGCGAAGCTCCGGCGCGCGTCACTCGGGGAGGGCGGCTCCGGCCTGTGCGGCGAAGAGGTGGATCGCGCGCTTGGCGTCGTCGAGCGTGATGCTGCCGCCGGCGACGATGTGCAGCCCGTAGGCGTCTTCGAGTGCGACGAAGTTCATGGCGACGTCGTCGAGGGGGCCGGTGAGCGAGAACGCCCCCGACTCGACTCCCTCGGAGAGGATGCGGCGGTAGAGCTCGAGCTGTTCGCGGTAGAGTCGCTGCACGAGTTCGTCGTGCAGCGGCGACTTACCGGCGAGCACGTCGAACTCGTAGAGCAGGCGCATGAGGGCGTCGTCGGGCCCCTCGGGCAGGCCGGCTTCGATGGCGGTCGCGAGTTTCGCCGCGGCGCCCTGCTGACGCGCGACGAGCGCGGCGCGTTCGGATCCGACGCGCTCCATGCCGGCGGCGTGCGCCTCGACGAGGATCGCCTCGAGGTCGTCGTAGTAGTAGAGCAGCGCTCCGCGGGTGACGCCGGCCTGGTTGGCGACGTCGGTGAGCGAGAGGTTGCGCAGTCCGTGTTCTGCGGCGGCGGTGAGGGCGGCGTCGACCACCTCGCGGCGGCGCTGCTTCTGGGTGCTCGGGCGTGCCATGCCTGCCAGTATGCCAGGCGCGACGGGCGGGTCGTTCGTGGCGACAGCGCGCATCACTCGCGGCATCGGCCCCCGGGGAGGCTCTGCGCGGTCGGCTCGCGGAAGGGTGCCGGCGCCGAGCGGGTGTGCGGTCAGCACGTGTTTCTTGACATTCGAGTAAATTAATTTACTCTGGAGTGAAAGAACTTGATCCTCGGCACCGCGCGCCGTCAGCGCGGCCGAGCCGCACACGCAGGAGATGACATGGCCGTCGACACCCTCTACACCGGTGGCAGGATCCGCACCTTCGATCCCGACCAGCCCTGGGCGGAGGCCCTCGGCGTCACCGGCGACCGCATCGCCTACGTGGGATCGGACGTCGACGCCCCCTCCGCGCGCCGCACCGTGCAGCTCGAGGGCCGTCTGCTCACCCCGGGCGTCGCCGACACCCACAACCACCTGCTGCTCGGCTTCGACGACCTCGCCGTGAGCCTCGACCAGGTCACGAGCCTCGATGTCGTGCGCGCCCGCATCGGCGAGTTCGCAGAGACCCACCCCGAACTCGAGTGGATCTGCGCCGAGAACGCCCTCTACTCCGTCGTCGAGGGCCGCCGGCCGAACGCCGACGACCTCGTGGGCGTCACCGACAAGCCGGTCTTCATCACCACCAACGACCAGCACTCGGTCTGGCTCAACCGCCCCGCACTCGCCAAGCTCGGCATCCTGAACGGCGGCGACATCGCCTGGGGCAACCCCGAGATCGACGCCGCCACGGGCGAGCCCACCGGCTGGGTCACCGACTTCTACACGAGCGCCATGACGATCGACGGCCTCGCCGAGCTGCAGCGCGACATCCCCATGTACTCGCCCGATCGCCGCTACGCGAAGATCGCGAACAGCCTCGACATGGCCGCGCGCTTCGGCATCACGACCGTGGTCGAGCCGCAGGTGCCCCTCGCCGAGCTCGACCTCTTCGCCCGTGCCGAGCGCGAGGGGCGCCTCACGAGCCGCACCATCGCCGCGATCTACCATCCGGTCGGGGCCGACGGCGACTTCCGCGCCCGCATCACCGAGGCGATCCGCGACACACCCCAGCACGAGCGCTTCAAGCTCGGTCCCGTCAAACTGTACGCCGACGACGTGATCGAGCCCCACACCGCCGCGATGCTGCAGGACTACGCCAACCGCCCGGGCCACCGCGGTCACACGAGCCTCGAACCCACCGAGTTCACGAGGCTCTTCACCGAGCTCGACCGCCTCGGCTACCAGGTGCACACGCACGCGACCGGCGACTGGGGCATCCGCCTCACCCTCGACTCGATCGAGGCCGCGCAGCGCGCGAACGGCCGCACCGACACCCGCCACGGCATCGTGCACGTCGAGTGCCTCGATCCCGACGACCTGCCGCGCTTCCGCGACCTCGGCGTCGTCGCCGCGATGCAGCCCCGCCACGCCTCGCCCGACCTCGTCGGGTCTGTCCGATAAACGGTGTGTGGGATCCGGCGGTTTTCATTCGTGAGTGGTTTTCTCGAACCGTCCGGCGAAGGTGATCGCGAACGCGTTCAGCGCGGGCTTCCACCTCATCACCCAGCGTGCCCTTCCGCCGCCAGTCGGGTCAAGCGACCGCGTCACGAGGTAGAGATATTTCAGCGCGGCGGCCTCGTTGGGAAAGTGCCCCCGAGCTCTCACGGCGCGCCGATAGCGAGCGTTGATTGACTCGATCGCGTTGGTCGTGCAGATCACCCGCCGGATCTCGACGTCATACTCGAGGAACGGCACGAACTCCGCCCAGCTGTTCTTCCAGAGCTGCACGATCGCCGGATACCGTCCGCCCCACTCGGCGGCGAACTCCTCGAACCGATCCTTCGCCGCCTGCTCCGACGGGGCCGTGTAGACGGGTTTGAGGGAACGGACGATCGCGTCGCGGTGTTGCCGCCCGGCGTAGCGGAAGCTGTTGCGGATCAGATGGACGATGCACTGCTGGACGACCGTTTGCTCCCAAGTGGTGTTGATCGCCTCCGGGAGACCCTTCAGCCCGTCGCAGACCGCGATGAGCACGTCCTCGACACCCCGGTTCTTCAGCTCGGTGAACACCTGCAGCCAGAACCTCGCACCCTCCTGACCGTCACCGGCCCAGATGCCGAGGATGTCGCGTTCCCCGTTCACGGTGACGCCCATCACGACATAGAACGGGGTGTTCCTCACCTGCCCGTCACGGACCTTCACCACGATCGCGTCGACGAAGATCACCGGGTAGAGCGCATCCAACGGCCTGCTCGACCATTCGGCGAGTTCCCCGGCGACCTTCTCGGTGATCCGGCTGATCGTGTCCTTGGAGACCTTCGCCCCATAGACCTCGTCGAAATGCGCAGCGATCTCACCGGTCGTCAACCCCCGAGCGGAAAGGGACAGAACGATCTGATCGATGCCGTCCAGTCGGCGTTTCCGCTTGGGGACGATCACCGGCTCGAACGACCCGTCTCGATCTCGCGGGACTTCGATCTCGACGGGGCCGATCTCTGTCAGCACCGTCTTGACCCGCGTCCCGTTACGCATGTTCTCGCCGATTGGGGTCCCGCCGTGCTCGTGGCCGAGGTGCTCGGTCAACTCGGCATTCAGCGCGGTCTCGAGGACGTTCTTCGTGAGCTGGCTGAGCAGGCCGCCCGGCCCCGTCAGGCTCACGCCCTGCTCCTTCGCCTGCGCGAGCAAGCGTTCTGCGAGTTCTTTCTGATCGATGATCTCCCCGGTCACGGGATCAATCATCTCGTCGTCAACAACGACAGTGGTCGTGTCAGCCACGGCCATCTCCTTTCGGATCAGGCCGGACCCTCACACACCATTATTCAGACAGTCCCACCTCGTCGCCGGCACCTGGATGGAGAACGTCGGCGAGGCCCGCTGGGACCGCGCGTGGCGGTTCCGCTCGATGATCGACTCGGGCGCGCGCGTCACCTTCTCGAGCGACTGGCAGGTCGGCGAAATGGATCCGCTCGTGGGCGTCTACAGCGCCATGACCCGCGCCGGCCTCGACGGTTCCCAGGCGTGGACGCAGGGCGAGCGCGTCGGCCTCGACGCCACGCTCGAGGCGTACACGCGAGGCGGGGCCGAGGCGTTCCACCACGAGAACGCGCTCGGAATGCTGCGCGAGGGCTACCTCGCCGACATCGTCGTGTGGTCGGGCGACCTCTACGACATGGATCCCGCCGAGATCCTCGAGCAGCGTGCCGACCTGACGGTGGTCGGCGGGTCGGCGATCCACGACGTGCGCGGCGAGCTCGGCGGCACGGCGGCCGCGGCGGCGGTGCAGGATCCGGCCGGCGCCGGCCAGAGCTGCAGCGAGCCCGACGACAGCCACCACTGCCACTCCCACTGATCCGCTCCGATTCCCTGCCCGGCTCGCCCTCTGAACTTGGCGGGGCGGCGAGCGCACTCGCTCCCGCTCCTCCGAGAGGCTCGGGAGCGGCACGAGCCCGGCGAAGCCCCGATACCACGAAGAAGTGAAGGAACCCATGTCAACGCTCCCCTCCCGCTCAGCCGTCGCCACGGGCGACGACCAGCTGGCCCACACGATCACCCATCAGCCCGGGCAGCTCAAGCGCACCCTCAAGCTGCGCCACCTCGTGTTCATCGGCCTCGCCTACATGGCGCCCATGGCGGTGTTCGACATGTTCGGCATCGTGGCCGATGAGACCGACGGCCACGTGCCGCTCGCGTACCTCGTGGTGATGGTCGCGGTGCTGTTCACCGCCTTCAGCTACTCCCGCATGGTGCGGTTCTTCCCGATCGCGGGGTCCGCCTACACCTACGCGAAGGAGGCCATCAACGCGCACCTCGGCTTCCTCGTGGGCTGGGCCGCGACGCTCGACTACCTGCTGCTGCCGATGATCAACGCGATTCTCTCGGGCATCTACATGGGGGGCCGTGTTCCCCGAGGTGCCGTTCTGGGTGTGGGTGCTGCTGACGGTCGGCATCTGCACGGCTCTCAACCTGGTGGGCGTGAAGCTCGCCGCGAGCATGAACGTGCTGCTCGTCTCGATCCAGCTCGTCGTCGCCGTGGTCTTCGTCGTGCTGACGATCGTGAACATCGTGAACGGGGCGAACGGCGCCGAGTTCACGATCCAGCCCTTCTTCTCGAACGACATCCAGGCCGCCGCGATCGCCGCCGGCGCCGCGATCCTCGCCCTCTCGTTCCTCGGCTTCGACGCGGTCTCGACGCTCGCCGAGGAAGCGGAGCAGCCCACGCGCGACATCCCGCGCGCCATCTTCATCATCGTCGCGGTGGCGGGCGCCTTCTTCATCACCGTGAC
The genomic region above belongs to Leucobacter muris and contains:
- a CDS encoding mycoredoxin, with amino-acid sequence MSAALTDYVPEAGTITMFSTEWCGYCKRLKLMLDKTGIGYSEVDIERTPGTPELVEQVNGGNQTVPTVVYPDGTTATNPSLNDVKAALGL
- a CDS encoding inorganic phosphate transporter, whose product is MELTLIVLLVIVLALFFDFTNGFHDTANAMATPIATGALKPKTAVLLAAILNLVGAFLSTEVAKTISGGLINEGDGGVLITPEMIFAGLIGAIVWNLLTWLYGLPSSSSHALFGGLIGAAIVGAGISSVNGGVFLSKILIPMLAAPLTAGIVAFTATRVAYAITRRHDGKKDGRGRFRYAQIASSSLIALAHGTNDAQKTMGVITLTLVAANLQDPGTGPHLWVITACALAIALGTYSGGWRIIRTLGAGLTQVKPAQGFAAETSTAATILASSHLGFALSTTQVASGSVIGSGLGRRGSSVRWRAVGRISLGWLFTLPASGVVAAVAALIAHIGPIGIVIDAVLGFGFILFIFWRSRRNRVDHSNAIPVPDVAEAGYAVRVKKGKIKKVKTKTGTIPPLTPIAQSAARDDIAAREAVKAAKEAAAEKRADEAREGDR
- a CDS encoding aldehyde dehydrogenase family protein, with the protein product MSETQVDRIPGIVAGLRHGFERGITRPEAWRRELLQRLRALLLERGADFERALHDDLGKSGTEAQLTEIGFLVAEIDHALGHLRAWMRPRRAAAPLAVQPASARVVPEPLGVALVIAPWNYPLMLALSPVIGAIAAGNAVVVKPSELAPATSRLIASTVPDILDRRAVAVVEGGVPQTTALLEQRFDHIFYTGNGRVGRIVSRAAAEHLTPVTLELGGKSPVYVDGTVDLAESAKRIAWGKFMNAGQTCVAPDYVLGTAPVLRALGPCSPKRSTTCTAARRTATPTTAAS
- a CDS encoding aldehyde dehydrogenase family protein produces the protein MYGSAPHRNPDYGRIVNDAQFERLLGYLDDGEVLVGGGHDADSRFIEPTVLVGADRESAVMRDEIFGPILPLVEVSGLDDALAFVTGRDKPLAAYVFSDSAPVRERWERETSSGALGFGVPVLHLVAPELPFGGVGESGTGAYHGERSFRAFSHEKAVLSKPLAPDTLAATIMPPFTPQKDALVRRWLRKLL
- a CDS encoding AI-2E family transporter, with amino-acid sequence MEEPRSELGDAVHDDAAHELPLGVRVAAAWSWRLILIGVACAGVLWLIVQVRIIVIPLLVAILLTALLAPVVQWFERRGAPRWMGVLFALAMFVAAVWILVTLIATQLRSGFDDVAKRSEEVWWQLLHWGEATLGFSAVEVEGFTGQIMKTVEEHQSEIWNGALGVATTAGQLITGTLLTLFSLIFMLIDGRRIWFWVLGFLPARAHAPVDAAGRAGWISVGQYVRVQIFVAFVDAVGIGAGAALLGVPLAIPIAVLVFLGSFIPFLGAITTGALAAFIALVYNGPVNALIMLGVVILVNQIEGHVLQPLVMGSAVKVHPLGVVLAVSTGALLAGVPGALFAVPIAASANSIVNTLVQKQWQPGSDPVADYHRREKTSLRARHRARNVARLLRKEGHS
- the ilvA gene encoding threonine ammonia-lyase, with product MSEAAPTAPTLEDFERALETVHRVTQRTPFESSRYLAEVLDVPYVYLKCENLQRTGAYKLRGAYNRLTQLTAEERARGVVAASAGNHAQGVAFAARELGIRATIFMPLGVALPKLQATRHYGAEVVLEGATFDETNRAAQEFVEQSGAIFIPPFDHPAVIEGQGTVALEMLQLQPEIETLIVPIGGGGLISGVASAAKQWAERAGRPMKVIGVQSENAAPYMPSLEAGHPVTIQTRPTIADGIAVARPGELNFEMVREYVDEVVTVSDDDIARAIVMLLERAKLVVEPAGAAGVAAILAGKVHASGVTATILSGGNIDPLLLQRVIGHGLAASARYLKLRILLPDVPGQLVRTASIVASQNANVVEVIHTRHATELPISEVELELHIETRGPEHGDAVAQALRDAGYTVRVGERY
- a CDS encoding TetR/AcrR family transcriptional regulator; this encodes MARPSTQKQRRREVVDAALTAAAEHGLRNLSLTDVANQAGVTRGALLYYYDDLEAILVEAHAAGMERVGSERAALVARQQGAAAKLATAIEAGLPEGPDDALMRLLYEFDVLAGKSPLHDELVQRLYREQLELYRRILSEGVESGAFSLTGPLDDVAMNFVALEDAYGLHIVAGGSITLDDAKRAIHLFAAQAGAALPE
- a CDS encoding amidohydrolase is translated as MAVDTLYTGGRIRTFDPDQPWAEALGVTGDRIAYVGSDVDAPSARRTVQLEGRLLTPGVADTHNHLLLGFDDLAVSLDQVTSLDVVRARIGEFAETHPELEWICAENALYSVVEGRRPNADDLVGVTDKPVFITTNDQHSVWLNRPALAKLGILNGGDIAWGNPEIDAATGEPTGWVTDFYTSAMTIDGLAELQRDIPMYSPDRRYAKIANSLDMAARFGITTVVEPQVPLAELDLFARAEREGRLTSRTIAAIYHPVGADGDFRARITEAIRDTPQHERFKLGPVKLYADDVIEPHTAAMLQDYANRPGHRGHTSLEPTEFTRLFTELDRLGYQVHTHATGDWGIRLTLDSIEAAQRANGRTDTRHGIVHVECLDPDDLPRFRDLGVVAAMQPRHASPDLVGSVR
- a CDS encoding IS256 family transposase; translation: MIDPVTGEIIDQKELAERLLAQAKEQGVSLTGPGGLLSQLTKNVLETALNAELTEHLGHEHGGTPIGENMRNGTRVKTVLTEIGPVEIEVPRDRDGSFEPVIVPKRKRRLDGIDQIVLSLSARGLTTGEIAAHFDEVYGAKVSKDTISRITEKVAGELAEWSSRPLDALYPVIFVDAIVVKVRDGQVRNTPFYVVMGVTVNGERDILGIWAGDGQEGARFWLQVFTELKNRGVEDVLIAVCDGLKGLPEAINTTWEQTVVQQCIVHLIRNSFRYAGRQHRDAIVRSLKPVYTAPSEQAAKDRFEEFAAEWGGRYPAIVQLWKNSWAEFVPFLEYDVEIRRVICTTNAIESINARYRRAVRARGHFPNEAAALKYLYLVTRSLDPTGGGRARWVMRWKPALNAFAITFAGRFEKTTHE
- a CDS encoding amidohydrolase family protein; protein product: MENVGEARWDRAWRFRSMIDSGARVTFSSDWQVGEMDPLVGVYSAMTRAGLDGSQAWTQGERVGLDATLEAYTRGGAEAFHHENALGMLREGYLADIVVWSGDLYDMDPAEILEQRADLTVVGGSAIHDVRGELGGTAAAAAVQDPAGAGQSCSEPDDSHHCHSH